The following are encoded in a window of Labrus bergylta chromosome 16, fLabBer1.1, whole genome shotgun sequence genomic DNA:
- the caskin1 gene encoding caskin-1 isoform X4 produces MGKDQELLQAVKTEDLLTVQKLLQRPRPGKAKLLGSAKKVNVNFQDTDGFSPLHHASLNGNLELITLLLESQAAVDIRDQKAGMRPLHYAAWQGKAEPMKMLLKSGSSVNGQSDEGQIPLHLAAQHGHYDVSEMLLQHQSNPCIVDNAGKTPLDLACEFGRVGVVQLLLSSNMCAALLEPKKGDTHDPNGTSPLHLAAKNGHIDIIRLLIQAGIDINRQTKAGTALHEAALCGKTEAVRLLLESGINAAVRNTYSQTALDIVYQFTATQASREIKQLLRDASAALQVRALKDYCNNYDLTSLNIKAGDVITRELKVLQSYTDADQVLEQHPDGRWKGCIHDNRTGNDRVGYFPSTMVEVISKRTGLASTVICTQQFQKIPLVPPATVAPANAVVNGNDTTFHQIHILPPPPPPPPHSHQPLLPLFTSFGYNKSPVTSPLGDTPTGPGCRGSEASPHSSPSPSSGPHGGSNEEIWVLRKPVAGGDRSSVGSSGSVTSLRSSGSGQSAGSATHILHAQAEGVKLLATVLSQSAKAKEHLMEQSKSVDQSTAGSASSSRTSSQSGCPLHEAPPYDATASRKGEGPGEGKSSEAVVQWLSDFQLQVYAPNFLGAGYDLPTISRMTPEDLTAIGITKPGHRKKMTSEINKLSVNEWLPEQKPANLGEWLSAVGLSQYHQVLVQNGYENIEFITDITWEDLQEIGITKLGHQKKLMLAVKRLAEMQRNSDGRGSLKKKPPPITQQKEVMSLDGPPPDELMSPKMGTFQDSELSKELQTALTQPGQEVCKAQRNRTLSKDHDEVMTGGGGGGGGGGGGGGGGGGGGGGGCAGPPKKEARTMRQQSSQSSTSSHRGSMSSQGKHRHSHSHSQPAPPYTPPHTPTKTRTSSSSSSSSVQSTASPQAKHRPSTQYNQGERPQSPRSQPPQSPTQRGPPCPQPQPQPQQPQQPPVQLQQQTPPQHQPQTQVMEVGENQQPQVPLLCLPPEAELAKGEESESSALQKKQTHSLTRYAVSDGECDERAGEGGEAGVEVRGGQGSAVFRGVGVKYATVTHRVSRSHSVRNQEKAVSRNHTALRQKKKGPPPPPPKRSSSAITGSNSNLTEANAQQNTLTTTGGMLDVPYNQQRRASDLGVSVETGIVETSSVGSVRSIAAMLEMSSIGGGAKGMALQKNFLQVGKTRDAIGLDGEVVNRRRTISGPVSELVAAARRDQPTPTALPSPTPQPEPSPVLVNSPSPNPPSSPHPSSGGSGSSSENLPFADEGSLTIRRQGRGEGEGQGDDEGPQGDGGYPQEDVSRVEPTTTLKRRPRSSTPHPNGSDFTLQESSTVKRRPKSRDKEPEGFADMAAANGEPVGSGQPNTTQPVSYQNGTGTVKRRPVSDVGVTEQPQPQPQPQPQPQPQPQPQPQPQPQPQPQHQPQPQPQVTAVPRRNSADQGAPVGNEAAPVRKPKPPVSPKPVMAQIKRQGGPQTPPQPVSNKRVPLPGPGTPGSPVEGKKIPPPVSPKPNPPPMAPKPAKLIHSMTSPSSPTPAPATAPMKHSIVARQTSSPPCFPPSNIPSLPNAKPLSPSPQSPHTPQTPTTPQTPQTPATPSPTPPPVKPPRSSIGGVSVDSGMTGGGVTVPAPTTPDFGVGSLVHQKLEETSASLAAALQAVEEKILHQEDSVDEQKTTVSILDDIGSMFDDLADQLDAMLE; encoded by the exons GTTTTCTCCGCTGCATCATGCATCACTCAATGGGAACCTGGAGCTCATCACTCTGCTGCTGGAGTCACAGGCTGCTGTGGACATCAGAGACCAGAAAG CAGGTATGCGGCCGCTGCACTACGCTGCCTGGCAGGGGAAGGCGGAACCTATGAAGATGTTGCTGAAATCTGGTTCATCTGTCAACGGCCAATCAGATGAAGGACAGATTCCTCTCCACCTGGCAGCGCAGCACGGCCACTACGACGTG TCGGAGATGCTGCTGCAGCACCAGTCCAATCCTTGTATTGTGGACAACGCAGGGAAAACACCTCTGGACCTGGCCTGTGAGTTCGGCAGAGTTGGG gTGGTCCAGTTGTTGCTGTCCAGTAACATGTGTGCTGCTTTACTGGAGCCCAAAAAAGGAGACACCCATGACCCCAATGGGACATCTCCGCTGCACCTGGCTGCCAAGAATGGACACATAGACATCATCag ACTGTTGATCCAGGCGGGCATCGACATCAACAGACAGACCAAAGCGGGCACTGCCCTGCATGAAGCAGCCCTGTGTGGAAAGACAGAGGCAGTGAGACTCCTGCTGGAA AGTGGTATCAACGCCGCAGTAAGAAACACCTACAGCCAGACGGCGCTGGACATTGTCTACCAGTTCACTGCAACACAAGCCAGCAGAGAGATCAAACAGCTGCTGAGGG ATGCATCAGCAGCTCTTCAGGTTCGAGCTTTGAAGGATTACTGCAACAACTATGACTTGACCAGCCTCAACATCAAAGCAGGAGACGTCATTACG AGGGAGCTAAAGGTGCTACAAAGCTACACTGATGCAGATCAA GTTTTGGAGCAGCACCCTGATGGACGCTGGAAAGGCTGTATCCATGACAACCGAACAGGGAATGACCGAGTGGGCTACTTCCCTTCTACCATGGTGGAAGTCATCAGCAAACGCACAG GTTTGGCCAGCACAGTCATTTGCACTCAACAGTTTCAAAAGATACCGCTGGTTCCTCCGGCGACGGTTGCCCCTGCCAACGCGGTAGTCAACGGCAACGACACCACGTTCCATCAGATCCATATCCTGCCTccaccgcctcctcctccaccacatTCCCATCAGCCACTGCTTCCACTTTTCACTTCCTTTGGCTATAACAAGTCGCCCGTGACAAGCCCACTGGGAGACACACCCACTGGCCCAG GTTGTCGCGGCTCAGAGGCAAGTCCTCACAGCTCTCCCTCCCCATCCAGCGGGCCCCATGGAGGCTCCAACGAAGAGATCTGGGTACTGCGCAAGCCCGTGGCAG GTGGAGATCGCAGCAGTGTTGGTAGCTCTGGCAGTGTCACCAGTCTGAGGTCATCCGGCAGCGGTCAAAGTGCCGGCAGCGCCACACACATCCTCCACGCACAGGCTGAAGGGGTGAAG CTACTAGCCACAgtcttgtctcagtctgcaaaagccaaggagCATCTGATGGAGCAGTCCAAGTCTGTGGACCAGTCTACA GCAGGCTCTGCCAGTTCCTCGCGGACATCCAGCCAATCGGGCTGTCCTCTTCACGAGGCGCCGCCTTATGACGCCACGGCAAgcaggaagggggaggggccaGGCGAGGGGAAG AGCTCAGAGGCCGTTGTCCAATGGCTGAGCGACTTTCAGCTGCAGGTCTACGCACCAAACTTCCTGGGCGCTGGGTATGACTTGCCCACCATTAGCCGAATGACCCCAGAG gatcTGACAGCTATAGGAATAACTAAACCAGGTCACAGAAAGAAGATGACTTCAGAAATTAACAAGCTAAGTGTCAATGAGTGGCTTCCTGAGCAGAAACCT GCTAATCTTGGAGAGTGGCTATCTGCTGTTGGTCTAAGCCAGTACCATCAGGTATTAGTGCAGAATGGCTATGAGAATATCGAATTCATCACCGACATCACCTGGGAGGACCTGCAGGAAATAGGCATTACTAAACTAG GCCACCAGAAGAAGCTAATGCTAGCAGTGAAACGACTGGCTGAAATGCAGCGCAATTCTGATGGGCGGGGCTCCCTTAAAAAGAAACCTCCACCAATCACACAGCAGAAGGAAGTCATGTCATTGGATGGCCCGCCTCCAGACG agctcaTGTCTCCAAAGATGGGCACCTTCCAGGACAGCGAGTTAAGCAAAGAGCTACAGACTGCCTTGACCCAGCCAGGACAAGAAGTCTGCAAAGCTCAACGAAATCGCACTCTGAGCAAAGACcatgatgaggtgatgacaggaggaggaggcggaggaggcggaggaggcggaggaggaggaggaggaggaggaggaggaggaggaggatgtgctGGGCCACCTAAGAAGGAGGCACGGACTATGAGGCAGCAGAGCAGCCAAAGCAGCACGTCCTCTCACAGAGGCAGTATGTCCTCACAGGGAAAACACCGTCACTCCCACTCCCATTCCCAGCCTGCACCTCCCTACACACCGCCTCACACTCCTACCAAGACAAgaacttcctcttcctcctccagctcctctgtCCAGAGCACAGCTTCCCCGCAGGCCAAACACAGGCCGTCCACCCAGTACAACCAGGGTGAGAGACCTCAGTCGCCACGCTCCCAACCCCCTCAGTCTCCAACTCAGCGCGGACCTCCATGTCCACAGCCTCAGCCCCAGCCCCAGCAACCACAGCAGCCTCCAGTCCAGCTGCAGCAACAGACACCTCCTCAGCACCAGCCACAGACACAGGTCATGGAGGTAGGGGAGAATCAACAACCCCAGGTCCCActcctctgcctccccccaGAGGCTGAGCTGGCTAAGGGAGAAGAATCAGAGTCTTCAGCGCTCCAGAAGAAACAAACCCACAGCCTCACCAGGTACGCTGTCTCAGATGGTGAGTGTGACGAGAGGGCAGGTGAAGGTGGAGAAGCAGGGGTGGAAGTTAGGGGAGGCCAGGGCTCTGCGGTCTTCAGAGGGGTAGGGGTCAAATATGCAACAGTGACCCATCGTGTTAGCCGCAGCCACTCTGTTCGCAACCAGGAAAAAGCTGTCAGCCGCAACCACACAGCTCTGCGTCAGAAGAAAAAAGGTCCGCCCCCACCTCCGCCCAAACGCTCTAGCTCCGCCATTACAGGCTCGAACTCCAACCTGACGGAGGCCAACGCACAACAGAACACGCTCACCACCACAGGAGGGATGCTGGACGTGCCTTACAACCAACAGCGGAGGGCCAGCGATCTGGGGGTGTCTGTGGAGACTGGGATTGTAGAGACCAGCAGTGTAGGTAGCGTAAGGAGCATCGCTGCCATGTTGGAGATGTCTTCTATAGGGGGTGGAGCCAAAGGCATGGCATTGCAGAAGAATTTCCTGCAG GTGGGGAAAACACGTGATGCCATTGGTCTGGACGGTGAAGTGGTGAACAGACGACGGACTATTAGTGGTCCTGTCAGTGAGCTTGTCGCAGCTGCCAGGCGTGACCAGCCAACTCCTACTGCTTTACCTTCACCAACACCCCAGCCTGAACCCTCCCCTGTCCTGGTGAATTCCCCGTCACCTAACCCCCCGTCCTCCCCACACCCAAGCTCGGGTGGCAGCGGCAGTTCATCAGAGAACCTTCCGTTTGCAGATGAGGGAAGCTTGACCATTCGCCGCCAGGGtcgaggagaaggagaaggacag gggGATGACGAGGGTCCCCAAGGAGACGGAGGATACCCGCAGGAGGACGTCTCCAGGGTTGAACCCACAACTACCTTAAAGAGACGACCTCGCAGCTCCACACCCCACCCCAATGGGTCGGACTTCACTCTCCAGGAGTCGTCCACCGTGAAACGACGGCCAAAGAGCCGGGACAAGGAGCCGGAAGGCTTTGCTGACATGGCTGCAGCTAACGGAGAGCCTGTAGGGTCTGGGCAGCCAAACACGACGCAGCCAGTGTCCTACCAGAATGGCACAGGCACAGTGAAACGCCGGCCAGTGTCTGATGTTGGAGTGACTGAGCAGCCGCAGCCTCAGCCTCAACCTCAACCTCAGCCTCAACCTCAACCCCAACCTCAACCTCAACCTCAACCTCAACCTCAACCCCAACATCAACCGCAACCTCAACCACAAGTGACTGCTGTTCCTCGCAGGAACAGTGCAGATCAAGGAGCTCCAGTCGGCAATGAAGCAGCCCCAGTGAGAAAACCGAAGCCTCCAGTGTCTCCAAAGCCTGTCATGGCCCAAATAAAGAGACAGGGAGGCCCACAGACCCCCCCACAGCCTGTCTCCAACAAGAGGGTTCCCTTGCCTGGCCCTGGGACACCTGGAAGCCCAG TGGAAGGAAAGAAGAttcctccacctgtctctccCAAACCCAATCCTCCGCCGATGGCACCCAAACCGGCCAAGCTAATCCACTCCATGACCAGCCCCTCTTCGCCAACCCCGGCCCCTGCCACAGCCCCTATGAAGCACTCTATAGTGGCAAGACAGACCAGCTCACCCCCCTGTTTTCCACCTTCCAACATCCCAAGTCTGCCTAATGCAAAACCGCTGAGCCCGTCTCCCCAGAGTCCCCACACCCCGCAGACCCCAACTACACCACAGACGCCCCAGACTCCTGCCACTCCCAGCCCGACCCCGCCCCCTGTCAAGCCTCCCCGCTCCTCCATTGGGGGTGTGTCGGTGGACAGCGGGATGACGGGTGGTGGGGTCACTGTGCCGGCGCCTACAACACCGGATTTCGGTGTGGGTTCGTTGGTGCATCAGAAACTGGAGGAGACGAGCGCGTCGCTGGCTGCCGCTCTGCAGGCCGTGGAGGAAAAGATACTGCATCAAGAGga CTCTGTGGATGAGCAGAAAACCACAGTTAGCATCCTCGACGACATTGGCAGCATGTTCGACGACCTGGCTGACCAGCTGGACGCCATGTTGGAGTAA
- the caskin1 gene encoding caskin-1 isoform X8: MGKDQELLQAVKTEDLLTVQKLLQRPRPGKAKLLGSAKKVNVNFQDTDGFSPLHHASLNGNLELITLLLESQAAVDIRDQKAGMRPLHYAAWQGKAEPMKMLLKSGSSVNGQSDEGQIPLHLAAQHGHYDVSEMLLQHQSNPCIVDNAGKTPLDLACEFGRVGVVQLLLSSNMCAALLEPKKGDTHDPNGTSPLHLAAKNGHIDIIRLLIQAGIDINRQTKAGTALHEAALCGKTEAVRLLLESGINAAVRNTYSQTALDIVYQFTATQASREIKQLLRDASAALQVRALKDYCNNYDLTSLNIKAGDVITRELKVLQSYTDADQVLEQHPDGRWKGCIHDNRTGNDRVGYFPSTMVEVISKRTGLASTVICTQQFQKIPLVPPATVAPANAVVNGNDTTFHQIHILPPPPPPPPHSHQPLLPLFTSFGYNKSPVTSPLGDTPTGPGGDRSSVGSSGSVTSLRSSGSGQSAGSATHILHAQAEGVKLLATVLSQSAKAKEHLMEQSKSVDQSTAGSASSSRTSSQSGCPLHEAPPYDATASRKGEGPGEGKSSEAVVQWLSDFQLQVYAPNFLGAGYDLPTISRMTPEDLTAIGITKPGHRKKMTSEINKLSVNEWLPEQKPANLGEWLSAVGLSQYHQVLVQNGYENIEFITDITWEDLQEIGITKLGHQKKLMLAVKRLAEMQRNSDGRGSLKKKPPPITQQKEVMSLDGPPPDELMSPKMGTFQDSELSKELQTALTQPGQEVCKAQRNRTLSKDHDEVMTGGGGGGGGGGGGGGGGGGGGGGGCAGPPKKEARTMRQQSSQSSTSSHRGSMSSQGKHRHSHSHSQPAPPYTPPHTPTKTRTSSSSSSSSVQSTASPQAKHRPSTQYNQGERPQSPRSQPPQSPTQRGPPCPQPQPQPQQPQQPPVQLQQQTPPQHQPQTQVMEVGENQQPQVPLLCLPPEAELAKGEESESSALQKKQTHSLTRYAVSDGECDERAGEGGEAGVEVRGGQGSAVFRGVGVKYATVTHRVSRSHSVRNQEKAVSRNHTALRQKKKGPPPPPPKRSSSAITGSNSNLTEANAQQNTLTTTGGMLDVPYNQQRRASDLGVSVETGIVETSSVGSVRSIAAMLEMSSIGGGAKGMALQKNFLQVGKTRDAIGLDGEVVNRRRTISGPVSELVAAARRDQPTPTALPSPTPQPEPSPVLVNSPSPNPPSSPHPSSGGSGSSSENLPFADEGSLTIRRQGRGEGEGQCVFCVCLQGDDEGPQGDGGYPQEDVSRVEPTTTLKRRPRSSTPHPNGSDFTLQESSTVKRRPKSRDKEPEGFADMAAANGEPVGSGQPNTTQPVSYQNGTGTVKRRPVSDVGVTEQPQPQPQPQPQPQPQPQPQPQPQPQPQPQHQPQPQPQVTAVPRRNSADQGAPVGNEAAPVRKPKPPVSPKPVMAQIKRQGGPQTPPQPVSNKRVPLPGPGTPGSPVEGKKIPPPVSPKPNPPPMAPKPAKLIHSMTSPSSPTPAPATAPMKHSIVARQTSSPPCFPPSNIPSLPNAKPLSPSPQSPHTPQTPTTPQTPQTPATPSPTPPPVKPPRSSIGGVSVDSGMTGGGVTVPAPTTPDFGVGSLVHQKLEETSASLAAALQAVEEKILHQEDSVDEQKTTVSILDDIGSMFDDLADQLDAMLE; encoded by the exons GTTTTCTCCGCTGCATCATGCATCACTCAATGGGAACCTGGAGCTCATCACTCTGCTGCTGGAGTCACAGGCTGCTGTGGACATCAGAGACCAGAAAG CAGGTATGCGGCCGCTGCACTACGCTGCCTGGCAGGGGAAGGCGGAACCTATGAAGATGTTGCTGAAATCTGGTTCATCTGTCAACGGCCAATCAGATGAAGGACAGATTCCTCTCCACCTGGCAGCGCAGCACGGCCACTACGACGTG TCGGAGATGCTGCTGCAGCACCAGTCCAATCCTTGTATTGTGGACAACGCAGGGAAAACACCTCTGGACCTGGCCTGTGAGTTCGGCAGAGTTGGG gTGGTCCAGTTGTTGCTGTCCAGTAACATGTGTGCTGCTTTACTGGAGCCCAAAAAAGGAGACACCCATGACCCCAATGGGACATCTCCGCTGCACCTGGCTGCCAAGAATGGACACATAGACATCATCag ACTGTTGATCCAGGCGGGCATCGACATCAACAGACAGACCAAAGCGGGCACTGCCCTGCATGAAGCAGCCCTGTGTGGAAAGACAGAGGCAGTGAGACTCCTGCTGGAA AGTGGTATCAACGCCGCAGTAAGAAACACCTACAGCCAGACGGCGCTGGACATTGTCTACCAGTTCACTGCAACACAAGCCAGCAGAGAGATCAAACAGCTGCTGAGGG ATGCATCAGCAGCTCTTCAGGTTCGAGCTTTGAAGGATTACTGCAACAACTATGACTTGACCAGCCTCAACATCAAAGCAGGAGACGTCATTACG AGGGAGCTAAAGGTGCTACAAAGCTACACTGATGCAGATCAA GTTTTGGAGCAGCACCCTGATGGACGCTGGAAAGGCTGTATCCATGACAACCGAACAGGGAATGACCGAGTGGGCTACTTCCCTTCTACCATGGTGGAAGTCATCAGCAAACGCACAG GTTTGGCCAGCACAGTCATTTGCACTCAACAGTTTCAAAAGATACCGCTGGTTCCTCCGGCGACGGTTGCCCCTGCCAACGCGGTAGTCAACGGCAACGACACCACGTTCCATCAGATCCATATCCTGCCTccaccgcctcctcctccaccacatTCCCATCAGCCACTGCTTCCACTTTTCACTTCCTTTGGCTATAACAAGTCGCCCGTGACAAGCCCACTGGGAGACACACCCACTGGCCCAG GTGGAGATCGCAGCAGTGTTGGTAGCTCTGGCAGTGTCACCAGTCTGAGGTCATCCGGCAGCGGTCAAAGTGCCGGCAGCGCCACACACATCCTCCACGCACAGGCTGAAGGGGTGAAG CTACTAGCCACAgtcttgtctcagtctgcaaaagccaaggagCATCTGATGGAGCAGTCCAAGTCTGTGGACCAGTCTACA GCAGGCTCTGCCAGTTCCTCGCGGACATCCAGCCAATCGGGCTGTCCTCTTCACGAGGCGCCGCCTTATGACGCCACGGCAAgcaggaagggggaggggccaGGCGAGGGGAAG AGCTCAGAGGCCGTTGTCCAATGGCTGAGCGACTTTCAGCTGCAGGTCTACGCACCAAACTTCCTGGGCGCTGGGTATGACTTGCCCACCATTAGCCGAATGACCCCAGAG gatcTGACAGCTATAGGAATAACTAAACCAGGTCACAGAAAGAAGATGACTTCAGAAATTAACAAGCTAAGTGTCAATGAGTGGCTTCCTGAGCAGAAACCT GCTAATCTTGGAGAGTGGCTATCTGCTGTTGGTCTAAGCCAGTACCATCAGGTATTAGTGCAGAATGGCTATGAGAATATCGAATTCATCACCGACATCACCTGGGAGGACCTGCAGGAAATAGGCATTACTAAACTAG GCCACCAGAAGAAGCTAATGCTAGCAGTGAAACGACTGGCTGAAATGCAGCGCAATTCTGATGGGCGGGGCTCCCTTAAAAAGAAACCTCCACCAATCACACAGCAGAAGGAAGTCATGTCATTGGATGGCCCGCCTCCAGACG agctcaTGTCTCCAAAGATGGGCACCTTCCAGGACAGCGAGTTAAGCAAAGAGCTACAGACTGCCTTGACCCAGCCAGGACAAGAAGTCTGCAAAGCTCAACGAAATCGCACTCTGAGCAAAGACcatgatgaggtgatgacaggaggaggaggcggaggaggcggaggaggcggaggaggaggaggaggaggaggaggaggaggaggaggatgtgctGGGCCACCTAAGAAGGAGGCACGGACTATGAGGCAGCAGAGCAGCCAAAGCAGCACGTCCTCTCACAGAGGCAGTATGTCCTCACAGGGAAAACACCGTCACTCCCACTCCCATTCCCAGCCTGCACCTCCCTACACACCGCCTCACACTCCTACCAAGACAAgaacttcctcttcctcctccagctcctctgtCCAGAGCACAGCTTCCCCGCAGGCCAAACACAGGCCGTCCACCCAGTACAACCAGGGTGAGAGACCTCAGTCGCCACGCTCCCAACCCCCTCAGTCTCCAACTCAGCGCGGACCTCCATGTCCACAGCCTCAGCCCCAGCCCCAGCAACCACAGCAGCCTCCAGTCCAGCTGCAGCAACAGACACCTCCTCAGCACCAGCCACAGACACAGGTCATGGAGGTAGGGGAGAATCAACAACCCCAGGTCCCActcctctgcctccccccaGAGGCTGAGCTGGCTAAGGGAGAAGAATCAGAGTCTTCAGCGCTCCAGAAGAAACAAACCCACAGCCTCACCAGGTACGCTGTCTCAGATGGTGAGTGTGACGAGAGGGCAGGTGAAGGTGGAGAAGCAGGGGTGGAAGTTAGGGGAGGCCAGGGCTCTGCGGTCTTCAGAGGGGTAGGGGTCAAATATGCAACAGTGACCCATCGTGTTAGCCGCAGCCACTCTGTTCGCAACCAGGAAAAAGCTGTCAGCCGCAACCACACAGCTCTGCGTCAGAAGAAAAAAGGTCCGCCCCCACCTCCGCCCAAACGCTCTAGCTCCGCCATTACAGGCTCGAACTCCAACCTGACGGAGGCCAACGCACAACAGAACACGCTCACCACCACAGGAGGGATGCTGGACGTGCCTTACAACCAACAGCGGAGGGCCAGCGATCTGGGGGTGTCTGTGGAGACTGGGATTGTAGAGACCAGCAGTGTAGGTAGCGTAAGGAGCATCGCTGCCATGTTGGAGATGTCTTCTATAGGGGGTGGAGCCAAAGGCATGGCATTGCAGAAGAATTTCCTGCAG GTGGGGAAAACACGTGATGCCATTGGTCTGGACGGTGAAGTGGTGAACAGACGACGGACTATTAGTGGTCCTGTCAGTGAGCTTGTCGCAGCTGCCAGGCGTGACCAGCCAACTCCTACTGCTTTACCTTCACCAACACCCCAGCCTGAACCCTCCCCTGTCCTGGTGAATTCCCCGTCACCTAACCCCCCGTCCTCCCCACACCCAAGCTCGGGTGGCAGCGGCAGTTCATCAGAGAACCTTCCGTTTGCAGATGAGGGAAGCTTGACCATTCGCCGCCAGGGtcgaggagaaggagaaggacag tgtgtattttgtgtttgtctgcaggggGATGACGAGGGTCCCCAAGGAGACGGAGGATACCCGCAGGAGGACGTCTCCAGGGTTGAACCCACAACTACCTTAAAGAGACGACCTCGCAGCTCCACACCCCACCCCAATGGGTCGGACTTCACTCTCCAGGAGTCGTCCACCGTGAAACGACGGCCAAAGAGCCGGGACAAGGAGCCGGAAGGCTTTGCTGACATGGCTGCAGCTAACGGAGAGCCTGTAGGGTCTGGGCAGCCAAACACGACGCAGCCAGTGTCCTACCAGAATGGCACAGGCACAGTGAAACGCCGGCCAGTGTCTGATGTTGGAGTGACTGAGCAGCCGCAGCCTCAGCCTCAACCTCAACCTCAGCCTCAACCTCAACCCCAACCTCAACCTCAACCTCAACCTCAACCTCAACCCCAACATCAACCGCAACCTCAACCACAAGTGACTGCTGTTCCTCGCAGGAACAGTGCAGATCAAGGAGCTCCAGTCGGCAATGAAGCAGCCCCAGTGAGAAAACCGAAGCCTCCAGTGTCTCCAAAGCCTGTCATGGCCCAAATAAAGAGACAGGGAGGCCCACAGACCCCCCCACAGCCTGTCTCCAACAAGAGGGTTCCCTTGCCTGGCCCTGGGACACCTGGAAGCCCAG TGGAAGGAAAGAAGAttcctccacctgtctctccCAAACCCAATCCTCCGCCGATGGCACCCAAACCGGCCAAGCTAATCCACTCCATGACCAGCCCCTCTTCGCCAACCCCGGCCCCTGCCACAGCCCCTATGAAGCACTCTATAGTGGCAAGACAGACCAGCTCACCCCCCTGTTTTCCACCTTCCAACATCCCAAGTCTGCCTAATGCAAAACCGCTGAGCCCGTCTCCCCAGAGTCCCCACACCCCGCAGACCCCAACTACACCACAGACGCCCCAGACTCCTGCCACTCCCAGCCCGACCCCGCCCCCTGTCAAGCCTCCCCGCTCCTCCATTGGGGGTGTGTCGGTGGACAGCGGGATGACGGGTGGTGGGGTCACTGTGCCGGCGCCTACAACACCGGATTTCGGTGTGGGTTCGTTGGTGCATCAGAAACTGGAGGAGACGAGCGCGTCGCTGGCTGCCGCTCTGCAGGCCGTGGAGGAAAAGATACTGCATCAAGAGga CTCTGTGGATGAGCAGAAAACCACAGTTAGCATCCTCGACGACATTGGCAGCATGTTCGACGACCTGGCTGACCAGCTGGACGCCATGTTGGAGTAA